The Camelus ferus isolate YT-003-E chromosome 4, BCGSAC_Cfer_1.0, whole genome shotgun sequence genome has a segment encoding these proteins:
- the CACFD1 gene encoding calcium channel flower homolog, whose translation MSVSGGAAAASVSSAPPAQEEGMTWWYRWLCRLSGVLGAVSCAVSGLFNCITIHPLNIAAGVWMIMNAFILLLCEAPFCCQFIEFANAVAGKADRLRSWQKAAFYCGMAVVPIVISLTLTTLLGNAIAFATGALYGLSALGTKGDAISYARIQQQKQQADEEKLTDTLEGEL comes from the exons ATGAGCGTCTCCGGCGGAGCGGCAGCGGCGTCAGTCAGCTCGGCGCCGCCCGCGCAGGAGGAGGGCATGACCTGGTGGTACCGCTGGCTGTGTCGCCTGTCGGGGGTCTTAGGGGCCGTCT CTTGCGCTGTCTCCGGCCTCTTCAACTGCATCACCATCCACCCTCTGAACATCGCAGCGGGCGTGTGGATGAT CATGAACGCCTTCATCCTGCTGCTCTGCGAGGCGCCCTTCTGCTGCCAGTTCATTGAGTTCGCGAACGCGGTGGCGGGGAAGGCGGACCGGCTGCGCTCCTGGCAGAAGGCTGCTTTCTACTGCGG GATGGCCGTGGTCCCCATCGTCATCAGCCTGACGCTGACCACCCTGCTGGGCAACGCCATCGCCTTCGCGACCGGAGCGCTGTACGGGCTCTCTGCGCTGGGCACAAA GGGCGATGCGATCTCCTACGCCAGGAtccagcagcagaagcagcaggcgGATGAGGAGAAGCTCACGGACACACTGGAGGGGGAGCTGTGA
- the SLC2A6 gene encoding LOW QUALITY PROTEIN: solute carrier family 2, facilitated glucose transporter member 6 (The sequence of the model RefSeq protein was modified relative to this genomic sequence to represent the inferred CDS: deleted 1 base in 1 codon) — MQEPLLGTEGPDYDTFPERTPPSPRERTGVGALQNKKLFLATFAAVLGNFSFGYALVYTSPVIPALEHSLDPNLSLTKTQASWFGSVFTLGAAAGGLSAMVLNDLLGRKLSIMFSAVPSAAGYALMAGAHGLWMLLLGRMLTGFAGGLTAACIPVYVSEIAPPGVRGALGATPQLMAVFGSLSLYALGLLLPWRWLAVAGEVPVLIMVLLLSFMPNSPRFLLSRGRDSEALQALAWLRGADVDIRWEFGQIQDNVRRQSSRISWAEARDPHMYRPIVIALLMRFLQQLTGITPILVYLQSIFDSTAVLLPPKDDAAIVGAVRLLSVLIAALTMDLAGRKVLLFISAASMFAANLTLGLYVHFGPKPLTPNSTVGLDSAPLWGTEQPPAAPAGLLTLVPLLATMLFIMGYAMGWGPITWLLMSEILPLRARGVASGLCVLVSWLTAFALTKSFLLVVNAFGLQVPFFFFAAICLVNLAFTGCCVPETKGRSLEQIESFFRTGRRSFLR, encoded by the exons ATGCAGGAGCCGCTGCTGGGAACCGAGGGCCCGGACTATGACACCTTCCCGGAAAGGACGCCCCCGTCGCCGAGGGAGAGGACGGGAGTCGG GGCCCTGCAGAACAAGAAGCTGTTCCTGGCTACCTTCGCTGCTGTGCTGGGCAATTTCAGCTTCGGGTACGCCCTGGTCTACACGTCCCCCGTCATCCCCGCCCTGGAGCACTCCTTGGATCCAAACCTGAGTCTGACCAAAACCCAGGCATCCTGGTTTGGG TCCGTGTTCACCTTGGGCGCGGCAGCCGGGGGCCTCAGTGCCATGGTCCTCAACGACCTCCTGGGCCGGAAGCTCAGCATCATGTTCTCGGCTGTACCCTCAGCAGCCGGCTACGCTCTCATGGCGGGCGCCCATGGCCTCTGGATGTTGCTCCTGGGGAGGATGCTGACAGGCTTTGCTGGGGGGCTCACAGCTGCCTGCATCCCG GTGTATGTGTCTGAGATTGCTCCCCCAGGTGTTCGTGGGGCCCTGGGGGCCACACCCCAGCTCATGGCGGTGTTTGGATCACTGTCCCTCTACGCCCTTG GCCTGTTGCTGCCGTGGCGCTGGCTGGCGGTGGCCGGGGAGGTCCCCGTGCTCATCATGGTCCTGCTGCTCAGCTTCATGCCCAACTCACCTCGCTTCCTGCTCTCGCGGGGCAGGGACTCGGAGGCGCTACAGGCGCTGGCCTGGCTTCGAGGAGCTGACGTCGACATCCGCTGGGAGTTTGGGCAGATCCAGGACAACGTTCGGAGACAG AGCAGCCGCATATCGTGGGCCGAGGCCCGGGACCCCCACATGTACCGGCCCATCGTCATCGCCTTGCTGATGCGTTTCCTGCAGCAGCTGACAGGCATCACGCCCATCCTCGTCTACCTGCAGTCCATCTTCGACAGCACTGCCGTCCTGCTG ccccccaAGGATGATGCAGCCATCGTGGGGGCGGTGAGGCTCCTGTCCGTACTGATCGCCGCCCTCACCATGGACCTGGCCGGCCGCAAGGTCCTGCTCTTCATCTCAG CAGCCAGCATGTTCGCTGCCAACCTGACGCTGGGGCTGTACGTCCACTTTGGTCCGAAACCTCTGACCCCCAACAGCACGGTGGGCCTAGACAGTGCGCCCCTGTGGGGCACAGAGCAGCCCCCAGCCGCGCCCGCCGGCCTCCTCACCCTGGTGCCCCTGCTGGCCACCATGCTCTTCATCATGG GCTATGCCATGGGCTGGGGGCCCATCACCTGGCTCCTCATGTCCGAGATCCTGCCCCTGCGGGCCCGCGGTGTGGCCTCGGGGCTGTGTGTGCTGGTCAGCTGGCTCACCGCCTTCGCCCTCACCAAGTCCttcctgctggtggtg AATGCCTTCGGCCTCCAGGTGCCTTTCTTCTTCTTCGCCGCCATCTGCTTGGTGAACCTGGCATTCACCGGCTGCTGTGTGCCTGAGACCAAGGGCCGGTCACTGGAGCAGATT GAGTCCTTCTTCCGCACCGGGAGGAGGTCCTTCCTGCGCTAG